Proteins from a genomic interval of Paenibacillus sp. FSL H8-0048:
- a CDS encoding TetR/AcrR family transcriptional regulator, whose product MTNEKQGLRARKKEETRRTLSDVACSLAMEKGASQVRVEDIAAAANVSMRTFNNYFASKEAAMVGNAYQRSERIAAALAGRPSDEPLQDSIRAAVLEGFAETTDRQWYARIVLLRDDPALFGATRKVEIEIERELAKVIAERTHKDVKLDLYPDLMAALLMAAIRTAVFHWVSAPPGGQTLNDMLEQSLQRLRFE is encoded by the coding sequence ATGACGAATGAAAAACAAGGCTTGAGAGCACGCAAGAAGGAAGAGACCAGGCGGACGCTGAGCGATGTAGCATGTAGTCTGGCCATGGAAAAAGGGGCCAGCCAGGTTCGGGTGGAGGATATTGCCGCTGCCGCGAATGTCTCCATGCGGACGTTCAATAACTATTTTGCTTCCAAAGAAGCCGCAATGGTCGGAAATGCTTACCAGCGTTCCGAGCGGATAGCGGCTGCCCTTGCCGGCCGCCCTTCAGATGAACCGCTGCAGGACTCCATCCGGGCCGCTGTGCTTGAAGGCTTCGCCGAGACAACAGACCGGCAGTGGTATGCGCGTATCGTCCTCCTCCGCGATGATCCGGCATTGTTCGGTGCGACACGGAAGGTGGAGATCGAGATTGAGCGGGAGCTCGCCAAGGTGATTGCGGAACGTACACATAAGGATGTGAAGCTCGACCTGTACCCGGACTTAATGGCGGCGCTGCTTATGGCAGCGATACGCACAGCGGTTTTCCATTGGGTAAGCGCACCTCCCGGAGGGCAGACGCTGAACGATATGCTGGAGCAGTCGCTCCAAAGGCTGAGGTTTGAGTAA